One Synergistaceae bacterium genomic window carries:
- a CDS encoding histidine phosphatase family protein: protein FDGVFASTLLRAKRTAELTVPKYKDEIKTISGLSEIHVGDWEGKSYDEVRTKWEELYDANGNSFASVAPPNGESFKDLQKRTVPAFENIINDYSSGNLLIVAHGGVIWTLICHYFKFELNDIFFYPMDYCGIHMLERTDSFMKLIRYNWNEHLNITKTGY from the coding sequence TTTGATGGGGTTTTTGCAAGCACATTACTACGTGCCAAACGTACCGCCGAACTCACTGTTCCAAAATATAAGGACGAGATAAAAACGATAAGTGGGCTGTCCGAAATACATGTTGGCGACTGGGAGGGTAAAAGCTATGACGAAGTTCGAACCAAATGGGAAGAGCTTTATGATGCAAACGGAAATTCTTTCGCGTCAGTAGCACCTCCAAACGGAGAAAGTTTTAAGGATCTTCAAAAGAGAACTGTCCCTGCCTTTGAAAATATAATTAACGACTACTCTTCCGGAAACTTGCTGATTGTTGCACATGGAGGTGTAATTTGGACTTTAATTTGTCATTACTTTAAATTTGAGTTGAACGACATCTTTTTTTATCCAATGGATTACTGTGGCATACATATGTTAGAGCGTACAGATTCTTTCATGAAGTTAATAAGATATAATTGGAATGAGCATCTTAATATAACTAAAACTGGCTATTAG